A genomic window from Cucumis melo cultivar AY chromosome 8, USDA_Cmelo_AY_1.0, whole genome shotgun sequence includes:
- the LOC127150630 gene encoding WAT1-related protein At5g64700-like isoform X2, with translation MGSLSKGDVMKIFVQAILGFTVGLNVYGLGVKYTSATLGAAAFNCVPVTTFFFALISRMEKVNIRKASGMAKIGGLILCIAGVAVLAFYKGPYLKPLFKFHLFQTQQSHVSSKKEWILGCFLLFLTCLTWGLWYVLQAWVLRSCPSPLVLTFGQTFSSAIQSFFVAIAIERNPSEWKLAWNISLAAILYCGAFVIPVGNYLSSWVVKKKGPVFQAVTTPFNLIFTLIGSEFLLNDGIGLGSIIGAILLVLSLYSVLWGKKKEASRLDTKNNTNSVPTERKVLDNI, from the exons ATGGGAAGTTTATCAAAAGGAGATGTGATGAAGATTTTCGTACAGGCCATTCTGGG GTTTACAGTAGGTTTGAATGTTTATGGATTAGGAGTTAAGTATACATCAGCAACTTTAGGAGCGGCAGCTTTTAACTGTGTTCCTGTCACTACATTCTTCTTTGCTCTTATTTCAAG GATGGAGAAGGTAAATATAAGGAAAGCAAGTGGAATGGCAAAGATTGGAGGCTTAATATTGTGTATTGCTGGTGTTGCAGTTCTTGCATTTTACAAAGGCCCTTATTTGAAACCACTCTTCAAATTTCACCTTTTCCAAACTCAACAATCTCATGTTTCTTCCAAAAAAGAATGGATTCTTGGCTGTTTCTTGCTCTTCCTTACTTGCCTTACATGGGGTTTGTGGTACGTTCTTCAG GCTTGGGTTTTGAGAAGTTGCCCATCTCCACTTGTGTTAACATTTGGACAGACATTTTCAAGTGCCATTCAATCATTTTTTGTGGCTATCGCAATTGAAAGAAACCCTTCTGAATGGAAGTTGGCTTGGAACATTTCCTTAGCTGCTATTCTTTATTGC GGAGCTTTTGTAATTCCCGTTGGAAACTATCTGTCAAGTTGGGTAGTAAAAAAGAAAGGTCCAGTTTTCCAAGCTGTAACCACTCCTTTTAATCTCATTTTCACACTCATTGGTTCAGAATTTCTTTTAAATGATGGAATTGGCTTGGGAAG CATAATTGGTGCTATATTGCTGGTGTTGAGCCTTTATAGTGTTTTATGGGGAAAAAAGAAGGAAGCGAGTCGTCTTGATACAAAAAACAACACTAATTCTGTTCCAACAGAAAGGAAAGTGTTAGAtaacatttaa
- the LOC127150630 gene encoding WAT1-related protein At5g64700-like isoform X1: MEEKKDSKKPYFGALVCQITFAGMSLFSKAAFASGMNTYIFLFYRQALGTIVLLPLTIYFARKEMGSLSKGDVMKIFVQAILGFTVGLNVYGLGVKYTSATLGAAAFNCVPVTTFFFALISRMEKVNIRKASGMAKIGGLILCIAGVAVLAFYKGPYLKPLFKFHLFQTQQSHVSSKKEWILGCFLLFLTCLTWGLWYVLQAWVLRSCPSPLVLTFGQTFSSAIQSFFVAIAIERNPSEWKLAWNISLAAILYCGAFVIPVGNYLSSWVVKKKGPVFQAVTTPFNLIFTLIGSEFLLNDGIGLGSIIGAILLVLSLYSVLWGKKKEASRLDTKNNTNSVPTERKVLDNI, from the exons atggaagaaaaaaaggatTCAAAGAAGCCTTATTTTGGAGCTCTTGTTTGCCAAATAACATTTGCTGGGATGAGTTTATTCTCAAAGGCTGCCTTTGCTTCTGGTATGAATActtatattttccttttctatCGGCAAGCTCTTGGCACTATCGTCTTACTTCCTCTCACCATTTATTTCGCAAG AAAGGAAATGGGAAGTTTATCAAAAGGAGATGTGATGAAGATTTTCGTACAGGCCATTCTGGG GTTTACAGTAGGTTTGAATGTTTATGGATTAGGAGTTAAGTATACATCAGCAACTTTAGGAGCGGCAGCTTTTAACTGTGTTCCTGTCACTACATTCTTCTTTGCTCTTATTTCAAG GATGGAGAAGGTAAATATAAGGAAAGCAAGTGGAATGGCAAAGATTGGAGGCTTAATATTGTGTATTGCTGGTGTTGCAGTTCTTGCATTTTACAAAGGCCCTTATTTGAAACCACTCTTCAAATTTCACCTTTTCCAAACTCAACAATCTCATGTTTCTTCCAAAAAAGAATGGATTCTTGGCTGTTTCTTGCTCTTCCTTACTTGCCTTACATGGGGTTTGTGGTACGTTCTTCAG GCTTGGGTTTTGAGAAGTTGCCCATCTCCACTTGTGTTAACATTTGGACAGACATTTTCAAGTGCCATTCAATCATTTTTTGTGGCTATCGCAATTGAAAGAAACCCTTCTGAATGGAAGTTGGCTTGGAACATTTCCTTAGCTGCTATTCTTTATTGC GGAGCTTTTGTAATTCCCGTTGGAAACTATCTGTCAAGTTGGGTAGTAAAAAAGAAAGGTCCAGTTTTCCAAGCTGTAACCACTCCTTTTAATCTCATTTTCACACTCATTGGTTCAGAATTTCTTTTAAATGATGGAATTGGCTTGGGAAG CATAATTGGTGCTATATTGCTGGTGTTGAGCCTTTATAGTGTTTTATGGGGAAAAAAGAAGGAAGCGAGTCGTCTTGATACAAAAAACAACACTAATTCTGTTCCAACAGAAAGGAAAGTGTTAGAtaacatttaa